In one window of Mercurialis annua linkage group LG4, ddMerAnnu1.2, whole genome shotgun sequence DNA:
- the LOC126679393 gene encoding soluble inorganic pyrophosphatase PPA1-like, with product MANNDGEASGKSSKKVALNERILSSMSRRSIAAHPWHDLEIGPGAPAVFNCVVEIGKGSKVKYELDKKSGLIKVDRILYSSVVYPHNYGFIPRTICEDSDPMDVLVLMQEPVLPGTFLRARAIGLMPMIDQGEKDDKIIAVCADDPEFRHYTDIKELPPHRLAEIHRFFEEYKKNENKEVVVEDFLPADAAVNAIKYSMDLYASYIVETLRH from the exons ATGGCTAACAATGATGGAGAAGCAAGTGGGAAAAGCTCCAAAAAAGTTGCTCTCAACGAAAGGATTCTTTCTTCGATGTCGCGGAGATCTATTGCTGCTCACCCCTGGCATGACTTGGAGATTG GCCCTGGTGCTCCAGCAGTTTTCAACTGT GTGGTTGAAATTGGCAAAGGTAGCAAGGTTAAGTACGAGCTTGACAAGAAAAGCGGTCTTATTAAA GTTGATCGTATTCTTTACTCATCTGTTGTTTACCCACACAACTATGGTTTCATTCCAAGAACTATATGTGAGGATAGCGATCCTATGGATGTCCTGGTACTGATGCAG GAGCCTGTGCTACCTGGTACTTTTCTTCGTGCTCGTGCCATTGGTCTGATGCCTATGATTGATCAG GGTGAAAAAGATGACAAAATTATAGCTGTATGTGCTGATGACCCTGAGTTCCGTCATTATACTGACATCAAGGAGCTTCCTCCTCATCGTCTAGCTGAAATCCACCGCTTTTTTGAGGAAT ACAAAAAGAATGAGAACAAGGAAGTTGTTGTGGAAGATTTTTTGCCAGCTGACGCTGCCGTGAATGCCATCAAGTACTCCAT GGATCTGTATGCATCATACATCGTTGAAACTTTGAGGCATTGA
- the LOC126678035 gene encoding threonine dehydratase biosynthetic, chloroplastic, translating to METFRLTPSHAPLLRHNHRVQSTPKTLSGHRKTPLKPFINAAISKQAAQLPPSTATPSPSTAAASAPSLSTSAPKKVSSNSLQYPPGYLGAIPDRTVNNSNNDIIGAMGYLTNILSSKVYDVAIESPLQFAPKLSEKLDVKVWLKREDLQPVFSFKLRGAYNMMAKLLQEQLDRGVICSSAGNHAQGVALAAKKLGCSAVIAMPVTTPEIKWQSVERLGATVVLVGDSYDEAQTYAKKRGKEEGRTFIPPFDHPDVIMGQGTVGMEIIRQMKAPVHAIFVPVGGGGLIAGIAAYVKRVNPEVKIIGVEPSDANAMALSLHHGERVMLDQVGGFADGVAVKEVGEETFRLCKELIDGVVLVSRDAICASIKDMFEEKRSILEPAGALALAGAEAYCKYYGLKDENVVAITSGANMNFDKLRIVTELANVGRQQEAVLATVMPEEPGMFKRFCELVGPTNISEFKYRCNSEKEAVVLYSVGLHTVIEIQALQQRMESSQMKTYNLTSSDLVKDHLRHLMGGRWNLQNEVLCRFIFPERPGALMKFLDAFSPRWNISLFHYRGQGETGANVLVGIQVPESEMDEFHSRASSVGYEYVIVTNDGNFELLMH from the exons ATGGAAACGTTCCGTTTGACACCTTCACACGCGCCACTCCTCCGTCACAACCACCGTGTCCAATCAACACCCAAAACACTCTCCGGCCACCGCAAAACACCATTAAAACCTTTCATAAATGCCGCAATTTCAAAACAAGCAGCACAATTACCACCTTCAACTGCCACACCATCCCCCAGCACCGCTGCCGCCTCCGCGCCATCATTGTCTACATCTGCACCTAAAAAAGTGTCGTCAAATTCCCTTCAATACCCTCCCGGATACCTGGGGGCAATACCTGACCGTACAGTGaataatagtaataatgatATAATAGGGGCGATGGGTTATTTGACGAATATTTTGTCGTCTAAAGTATATGATGTCGCTATTGAGTCTCCTTTACAATTCGCCCCTAAATTGTCTGAGAAATTAGAtgttaaagtttggctcaaACGAGAGGATTTACAGCCG GTTTTCTCGTTTAAGTTACGCGGAGCTTACAATATGATGGCGAAGCTTCTGCAAGAACAGTTAGATAGAGGCGTTATTTGCTCATCAGCTGGAAATCATGCTCAAGGTGTTGCATTAGCTGCAAAGAAATTAGGCTGTAGTGCAGTGATTGCTATGCCTGTTACTACTCCTGAAATCAAG TGGCAATCTGTTGAGAGACTGGGAGCCACAGTTGTTCTAGTTGGGGATTCTTATGATGAGGCACAGACATATGCTAAAAAAAGGGGCAAAGAGGAGGGTCGGACATTCATACCTCCTTTTGATCACCCAGATGTTATCATGGGACAGGGAACAGTTGGTATGGAAATCATTCGCCAAATGAAAGCTCCGGTGCATGCAATTTTTGTACCTGTAGGGGGTGGTGGGCTAATAGCAGGTATTGCTGCTTATGTAAAAAGGGTTAATCCCGAG GTAAAAATCATTGGGGTTGAACCCTCCGATGCAAATGCAATGGCATTGTCCCTGCATCATGGTGAGAGGGTGATGTTGGACCAGGTTGGAGGTTTTGCAGATGGTGTTGCTGTTAAAGAGGTGGGTGAAGAAACTTTCCGATTGTGCAAGGAATTGATAGATGGTGTGGTTCTTGTAAGCCGTGATGCTATTTGTGCCTCAATAAAG GACATGTTTGAGGAGAAAAGGAGCATATTGGAACCCGCAGGTGCCCTTGCTCTTGCTGGAGCTGAAGCATACTGCAAGTATTATGGCCTCAAGGATGAAAATGTCGTTGCGATAACCAGCGGGGCCAATATGAACTTTGATAAACTGAGGATTGTGACTGAACTTGCAAATGTTGGTAGGCAACAAGAGGCTGTGCTTGCAACCGTTATGCCAGAAGAGCCCGGGATGTTCAAACGTTTTTGTGAGCTG GTGGGACCAACTAATATCTCAGAATTCAAATATAGATGTAATTCTGAAAAGGAGGCCGTTGTTCTCTACAG TGTTGGCCTTCATACAGTTATTGAAATTCAAGCATTGCAGCAGCGGATGGAATCTTCACAAATGAAAACTTACAATCTTACATCAAGCGACTTAGTCAAAGATCACTTGCGTCATTTG ATGGGTGGCAGATGGAACCTTCAAAATGAGGTTCTTTGCCGTTTTATATTCCCAGAAAGGCCTGGTGCTCTTATGAAGTTCTTGGACGCATTCAGTCCGCGTTGGAACATCAGTTTGTTCCATTATCGTGGGCAG GGTGAAACTGGCGCAAATGTATTGGTCGGAATCCAGGTTCCCGAGAGTGAGATGGATGAGTTCCATAGTCGTGCCAGCAGTGTTGGATATGAGTATGTTATTGTAACCAATGACGGTAACTTCGAGCTTCTCATGCATTAG